A stretch of Mya arenaria isolate MELC-2E11 chromosome 14, ASM2691426v1 DNA encodes these proteins:
- the LOC128216253 gene encoding high mobility group nucleosome-binding domain-containing protein 5-like has translation MRGGEMKGGEGRRGETGEERWEEEGKRKGERRGEVGRGDERWGKVGRGDEEWGKEGRVEEGKRGGKRWGEEWRDRERWKEEKRAEEGRRGGDGRRKKEGRGG, from the coding sequence ATGAGAGGTGGGGAGATGAAGGGAGGGGAGGGCAGGAGAGGAGAGACAGGAGAGGAGAGGTGGGAAGAAGAGGGGAAGAGAAAAGGGGAGAGGAGGGGAGAGGTAGGGAGAGGAGATGAGAGGTGGGGAAAGGTAGGGAGAGGAGATGAGGAGTGGGGAAAGGAGGGAAGAGTAGAGGAGGGGAAGAGAGGAGGGAAGAGGTGGGGAGAGGAGTGGAGAGATAGGGAGAGGTGGAAAGAGGAGAAGAGAGCAGAGGAGGGGAGGAGGGGAGGGGATGGGAGGAGAAAAAAGGAGGGGAGGGGAGGATAG